In a genomic window of Nostoc sp. UHCC 0870:
- a CDS encoding site-2 protease family protein, translated as MFTSSETPILGIILLVAFAILGWGFYRARPFGKLGILAWLQSVVLMTPWLLFFGLFAAGIYINIAGILFLVVVSAGLYVYLGRQLRAAGQDAILKQRATQRLADESSQASENLPQSTAVVVEILPIPEEDLSSIRSIFGIDTFFATETIAYQQGAIFKGNLRGEPQDVHQRLTTSLKEKLGDKYRLFLLENTDGKPVVIVLPSSNDPRPITLPQKVFAAILAVATIGTSLETAGLLLNFDVLANPERLQEALPIGLGIFAILIAHEIGHWLLARRHQVRLSWPFFLPAVQIGSFGSITRFESLLQNRSVLFDIAVAGPIAGGIVSLLMLIVGLLLSHPGSLFQLPNQFFQGSILVGSLARVVLGSALQSPLVNVNPLVVIGWLGLVITALNLMPAGQLDGGRIVQAIYGRKTANRSTIATLIVLALVGLGNALALYWLIVILFLQRDLERPSLNEITEPNDARAALGLLVLFLMITTLLPLTPGLAGRLGIGG; from the coding sequence ATGTTTACTTCGTCAGAGACTCCTATACTTGGGATAATTTTGTTAGTGGCTTTTGCCATTTTAGGTTGGGGCTTTTATCGCGCTAGACCTTTTGGGAAACTGGGAATCTTGGCCTGGTTGCAGTCGGTGGTGTTAATGACTCCCTGGCTGTTGTTCTTCGGTTTGTTTGCAGCCGGAATTTATATCAACATAGCTGGTATATTGTTCTTGGTGGTGGTTTCTGCTGGCTTGTATGTCTACTTAGGCAGACAGTTGCGTGCTGCTGGTCAAGATGCCATCCTGAAGCAACGAGCAACCCAAAGGTTGGCGGATGAATCTTCTCAAGCATCTGAAAACTTACCACAGTCAACAGCAGTAGTTGTAGAAATACTGCCAATTCCAGAAGAAGACTTGAGTTCCATTAGAAGCATTTTTGGGATTGATACGTTTTTTGCCACAGAAACGATCGCCTACCAACAAGGTGCTATTTTCAAGGGTAATTTACGCGGTGAACCCCAAGATGTTCACCAACGTCTGACTACCAGTTTAAAAGAAAAACTTGGTGATAAATATCGCTTGTTTTTATTAGAAAACACAGACGGTAAACCTGTGGTTATTGTTCTACCTAGCAGCAATGACCCACGCCCAATCACGTTACCGCAAAAAGTTTTTGCAGCTATCTTGGCTGTAGCAACTATTGGCACTAGTCTAGAAACGGCGGGATTATTGCTCAATTTTGATGTCCTGGCTAACCCAGAACGGTTGCAAGAGGCTTTACCCATCGGCTTGGGTATATTTGCGATTTTGATCGCCCATGAAATTGGACATTGGTTACTAGCCCGTCGTCATCAAGTCCGCCTCAGTTGGCCTTTCTTCTTACCGGCGGTACAGATTGGGTCTTTTGGATCAATCACCCGCTTTGAGTCGCTGTTACAGAATCGCTCAGTATTATTTGATATTGCCGTGGCAGGGCCGATTGCTGGTGGTATTGTATCTTTACTGATGCTGATTGTGGGCTTGCTGCTTTCTCACCCAGGTAGTTTATTTCAACTACCCAATCAGTTTTTCCAAGGTTCAATTTTAGTAGGTAGCCTAGCACGGGTTGTTCTGGGTTCAGCGTTGCAATCACCGTTAGTCAATGTTAATCCCCTCGTGGTGATTGGTTGGCTGGGATTAGTCATCACTGCTTTAAACTTGATGCCAGCCGGACAATTAGATGGTGGACGCATTGTACAGGCCATTTATGGACGCAAAACTGCAAATAGGTCAACGATCGCTACTTTAATTGTCTTAGCTTTGGTAGGCTTGGGTAATGCTCTGGCATTATATTGGTTAATCGTCATTCTATTTCTACAACGGGATTTAGAACGCCCCAGCTTGAATGAAATCACTGAACCCAATGATGCAAGGGCTGCTTTGGGTTTATTGGTTCTGTTCTTGATGATTACCACCCTTTTACCCCTAACCCCCGGACTGGCTGGAAGGTTGGGAATCGGCGGGTAA
- a CDS encoding DUF1499 domain-containing protein: MFRLSPAWTKQLLWSIACVIFLTLTCSLILPATTWADSSGLGVKLGHLSACPVSDNCVVSQDGDAKHAIEPIAYHVDRDKARETLLKVLTVVPRTEVLEEKENYIYAISKSRIFKFVDDVEFYLPPNESVIHMRSASRVGESDLGVNRRRLEQIRLALKDLNI; the protein is encoded by the coding sequence ATGTTCCGTCTCTCACCAGCTTGGACAAAGCAACTACTGTGGAGTATTGCTTGTGTAATATTTTTAACTTTAACTTGTAGTTTAATACTTCCTGCTACAACTTGGGCTGACTCTTCTGGCTTGGGAGTTAAGTTAGGACATCTGAGTGCTTGTCCAGTTTCAGATAACTGTGTTGTAAGTCAAGATGGTGATGCCAAACACGCCATTGAACCGATCGCCTATCATGTAGATCGCGACAAAGCACGAGAAACCTTACTCAAAGTTCTCACCGTTGTTCCCCGGACAGAGGTTTTAGAAGAAAAAGAAAATTACATCTACGCGATTTCCAAAAGCCGCATTTTCAAATTTGTGGATGATGTAGAGTTTTATTTACCTCCTAATGAGTCAGTCATTCATATGCGATCGGCATCCCGCGTAGGAGAATCCGATCTGGGAGTTAACCGTAGGCGTTTAGAACAAATTCGTTTAGCCCTGAAAGATTTAAACATTTGA
- a CDS encoding RNA-guided endonuclease InsQ/TnpB family protein codes for MSYGCQQILITPDNRLKALLEYVCTEANNLINCGIYYSRQYYFKTGKFPSKVDLHKQIGTIQKNRHYQALYSDTAQQILTGVAESFKSYMGLVKGIKKGIVTQNPRLPNYRTSGGLALATFTGRSLKLKDGILRFPLGSLVKTWFGVDGFYLPMPANLDFKSIREVRILPRNRCFYAEFVYQQTINVVELDKSKVLGIDHGLNNWLTCVSNIGTSFIVDGLHLKSLNQWYNKSVAKIKENKPQGFWSNRLAAITEKRNSLMRNAVNKAARIVINHCIDNKIGSIVFGWNKGQKDGADLGKKNNQKFVQIPTAKLKNRIEQLCEQYGIDFIETEESYTSKTSFLDDDVLPKFGAKPKGWKSSGVRTNRGLFKTATGIKINADCNGAANIIRKVAMIAKFDLVGISRGALSAPKKVLLWTL; via the coding sequence ATGTCTTACGGATGCCAGCAGATTTTAATTACTCCAGACAACAGATTAAAAGCCTTGCTTGAGTACGTCTGTACCGAAGCAAATAATTTGATTAACTGTGGAATTTATTACAGTCGTCAATATTATTTTAAAACTGGTAAATTCCCGAGTAAAGTTGATTTACATAAGCAGATAGGGACTATTCAAAAGAACAGGCATTATCAAGCTTTGTATTCAGATACTGCACAGCAAATATTAACTGGCGTGGCTGAATCGTTCAAATCTTACATGGGACTAGTCAAGGGGATAAAAAAAGGTATAGTTACTCAAAACCCTAGATTACCGAATTACAGGACATCTGGAGGTTTAGCACTAGCAACTTTTACCGGGCGTTCTCTTAAGTTGAAAGACGGAATACTTCGATTCCCCTTGGGAAGTTTGGTAAAAACTTGGTTCGGGGTTGATGGTTTCTATCTGCCAATGCCTGCGAATCTAGATTTTAAATCGATCAGAGAGGTGCGAATTTTACCAAGAAATAGATGTTTTTATGCTGAGTTCGTTTATCAGCAAACTATAAATGTAGTTGAGCTTGATAAATCTAAGGTGCTAGGAATTGACCACGGCTTAAATAATTGGCTAACCTGTGTTTCCAATATTGGGACTTCCTTTATTGTTGATGGATTGCATCTCAAAAGTTTGAATCAGTGGTACAACAAGTCAGTTGCTAAAATCAAAGAAAATAAACCTCAAGGTTTTTGGTCTAACCGACTTGCAGCGATCACAGAAAAGCGCAATAGCCTAATGCGTAACGCTGTAAACAAAGCGGCAAGAATTGTCATTAACCACTGTATTGATAATAAAATCGGTTCAATAGTTTTTGGTTGGAATAAGGGTCAAAAAGATGGTGCTGATCTGGGCAAAAAGAACAATCAAAAGTTTGTTCAAATCCCAACAGCAAAACTAAAAAACCGCATTGAACAACTCTGTGAACAATACGGAATAGACTTTATTGAAACAGAAGAAAGCTATACTTCAAAAACATCGTTCTTAGATGATGATGTTCTACCTAAATTTGGCGCAAAACCCAAAGGGTGGAAAAGCAGTGGTGTTAGAACCAATCGCGGTTTATTCAAAACAGCAACTGGAATCAAGATAAATGCAGACTGTAACGGGGCTGCAAATATTATCCGAAAAGTAGCGATGATAGCTAAATTTGATTTAGTTGGAATCAGTAGAGGTGCTTTAAGTGCGCCTAAGAAAGTTCTTCTATGGACTCTTTAG
- a CDS encoding DUF305 domain-containing protein translates to MRFPAWKKSFLAFSFVVLTACSPNSQAQNKNSNPIADASDKQHMNHGGMNHNMAMDLGPADAGYDLRFIDAMIPHHQGALDMAKELQQKSTRPELKQLATDIIKAQNQEISQMKQWRTTWYPKAGDKPMAYDAKMGHMMEMSSEQIKAMMMSMDLGAADAEFDLRFINAMIPHHEGALVMAEDALKKSQRPEIKNLAQAIIKGQNTEINQMKQWRKTWYQQSKS, encoded by the coding sequence ATGCGATTCCCCGCTTGGAAAAAAAGTTTTTTAGCTTTTAGCTTTGTAGTCTTAACAGCGTGTTCTCCAAATTCTCAAGCCCAAAATAAAAACTCTAATCCCATTGCTGATGCTAGCGATAAGCAGCACATGAATCATGGTGGTATGAATCACAACATGGCAATGGATTTAGGTCCAGCCGATGCTGGCTATGATTTGCGATTTATCGACGCAATGATTCCTCACCATCAAGGGGCGTTAGATATGGCTAAGGAATTGCAACAAAAATCCACCCGCCCTGAACTCAAACAGCTAGCTACAGATATTATCAAAGCTCAGAACCAAGAAATTAGCCAGATGAAACAGTGGCGAACAACTTGGTATCCCAAAGCAGGAGATAAACCAATGGCTTATGATGCCAAAATGGGTCACATGATGGAAATGTCATCAGAGCAAATTAAAGCCATGATGATGAGCATGGACTTAGGCGCGGCTGATGCAGAATTTGACCTCCGCTTTATCAATGCCATGATTCCTCATCATGAAGGAGCTTTGGTCATGGCTGAAGATGCTTTAAAAAAATCCCAGCGTCCTGAAATCAAAAATTTAGCGCAAGCAATTATCAAAGGTCAAAATACAGAAATTAATCAAATGAAACAGTGGCGGAAAACTTGGTATCAACAATCTAAATCGTAA